A stretch of Triticum aestivum cultivar Chinese Spring chromosome 1D, IWGSC CS RefSeq v2.1, whole genome shotgun sequence DNA encodes these proteins:
- the LOC123182677 gene encoding uncharacterized protein isoform X2, protein MRSPSTAPSPKVLLRFVKGTFGKKYTTVSFSAGPLLLARNTLMCSSLLRFFKGTFGNKYTTVSFSAGPLLLARNTLMCSSLLRSARGGTGTSDTFFSSGALLFAFPIRTYHFSTALVLMWYVY, encoded by the exons ATGAGGTCGCCATCTACAGCACCATCACCTAAGGTTCTGCTTAG GTTTGTTAAAGGAACTTTTGGCAAGAAATACACAACCGTGTCATTCAGTGCTGGACCTCTGTTGTTGGCAAGAAATACACTAATGTGTAGCTCACTGCTGAG GTTTTTTAAAGGAACTTTTGGCAACAAATACACAACCGTGTCATTCAGTGCTGGACCTCTGTTATTGGCAAGAAATACACTAATGTGTAGCTCACTGCTGAG GTCAGCAAGAGGGGGTACAGGCACATCTGACACCTTTTTCTCTTCCGGCGCCTTGCTATTTGCATTTCCCATTCGTACCTATCATTTTTCAACAGCATTAGTATTGATGTGGTATGTATACTGA
- the LOC123182677 gene encoding uncharacterized protein isoform X1 → MTLRKSMHFNWTGVFCHVIDDALHVTELFVKGTFGKKYTTVSFSAGPLLLARNTLMCSSLLRFFKGTFGNKYTTVSFSAGPLLLARNTLMCSSLLRSARGGTGTSDTFFSSGALLFAFPIRTYHFSTALVLMWYVY, encoded by the exons ATGACCTTGAGAAAATCCATGCACTTCAATTGGACAGGAGTTTTCTGCCACGTAATCGATGATGCACTTCACGTGACAGAATT GTTTGTTAAAGGAACTTTTGGCAAGAAATACACAACCGTGTCATTCAGTGCTGGACCTCTGTTGTTGGCAAGAAATACACTAATGTGTAGCTCACTGCTGAG GTTTTTTAAAGGAACTTTTGGCAACAAATACACAACCGTGTCATTCAGTGCTGGACCTCTGTTATTGGCAAGAAATACACTAATGTGTAGCTCACTGCTGAG GTCAGCAAGAGGGGGTACAGGCACATCTGACACCTTTTTCTCTTCCGGCGCCTTGCTATTTGCATTTCCCATTCGTACCTATCATTTTTCAACAGCATTAGTATTGATGTGGTATGTATACTGA
- the LOC123182679 gene encoding hexokinase-5 — protein sequence MGKAAAVGTAVVVCAAVGTAVVLGRRRRRRDAELLGAAEAERKKKVAAVIEDVERTLATPTALLRGISDALVVEMERGLRGDSHSQLKMLISYVDNLPTGDEHGLFYALDLGGTNFRVLRVQLGGREKRVAKQQYQEVSIPPHLMVGTSLELFDFIASVLAKFVETEGDEFHLPVGRQRELGFTFSFPVNQLSISSGTLIKWTKGFSINGAVGEDVVAELSKAMERQGLDMKVSALVNDTVGTLAGGRYMDNDVVAAIILGTGTNAAYVEHANAIPKWTGLLPKSGNMVINTEWGSFKSDKLPLSEYDKALDFESLNPGEQIYEKLISGMYLGEIVRRILLKLAHDAALFGDVVPAKLEMPFVLRTPDMSAMHHDASHDLKILGSKLKDIVGVADTSLEVRYITRHICDIVAERGARLAAAGIYGILKKLGRDKVPRDGSPMPRTVVALDGGLYEHYKKFSSCLEATLSDLLGDEASSSLVAKLANDGSGIGAALLAASHSQYADIY from the exons atggggaaggcggcggcggtggggacgGCGGTGGTGGTGTGCGCGGCGGTGGGCACGGCGGTCGTGctcggccggcgccgccgccgcaggGACGCGGAGCTGCTCGGCGCGGCCGAGGCCGAGCGCAAGAAGAAGGTGGCGGCCGTCATCGAGGACGTCGAGCGCACGCTCGCCACGCCCACGGCCCTGCTGCGGGGCATCTCCGACGCGCTCGTCGTCGAGATGGAGCGCGGCCTGCGCGGGGACAGCCACTCCCAGCTCAAGATGCTCATCAGCTACGTCGACAACCTCCCCACCGG AGACGAACATGGCTTGTTTTATGCATTGGATCTTGGAGGTACCAACTTCCGTGTTCTGCGAGTCCAACTTGGAGGAAGGGAGAAACGTGTTGCCAAGCAACAGTATCAGGAAGTCTCTATTCCACCACACCTCATGGTCGGAACTTCCTTG GAACTATTTGATTTCATTGCTTCTGTATTGGCCAAATTTGTTGAAACTGAAGGTGACGAGTTCCACCTCCCAGTGGGGAGGCAGAGAGAGCTGGGTTTCACCTTTTCCTTTCCGGTAAACCAATTATCAATATCATCAGGAACACTCATCAAGTGGACAAAGGGATTTTCAATCAACGGCGCG GTTGGTGAGGATGTTGTGGCTGAGTTGAGCAAGGCCATGGAGAGGCAGGGGCTGGATATGAAAGTTTCAGCACTG GTTAATGACACAGTCGGCACATTGGCTGGCGGGAGATATATGGATAATGATGTGGTTGCTGCCATAATATTGGGCACTGGTACAAACGCAGCATATGTTGAGCATGCTAATGCAATTCCTAAGTGGACTGGACTACTGCCGAAATCCGGAAATATG GTAATCAACACGGAATGGGGAAGCTttaaatcggacaagcttccacTTTCAGAATACGACAAAGCATTGGACTTCGAAAGTTTGAACCCTGGAGAACAG ATATATGAAAAGTTGATTTCCGGCATGTATCTTGGAGAGATTGTGCGAAGAATCTTACTGAAACTGGCTCATGATGCTGCATTGTTTGGGGATGTTGTTCCAGCTAAGCTGGAAATGCCATTCGTACTTAG GACCCCAGATATGTCTGCCATGCACCACGATGCATCACATGACCTTAAAATTCTGGGAAGTAAGCTAAAGGATATCGTTGGG GTTGCAGATACTTCCCTGGAAGTAAGATACATTACTCGTCACATATGTGACATCGTTGCAGAGCGCGGCGCACGCTTGGCCGCTGCTGGCATATATGGCATCCTGAAGAAGCTAGGCCGGGACAAGGTGCCAAGGGACGGCAGCCCGATGCCAAGGACCGTGGTTGCCTTGGACGGTGGGCTCTATGAACATTACAAGAAGTTCAGCAGCTGCTTAGAGGCGACTCTTTCAGATCTCCTCGGGGACGAGGCCTCTTCTTCGCTGGTTGCCAAGCTGGCCAATGACGGCTCTGGCATTGGAGCTGCTCTCCTCGCCGCTTCGCACTCCCAGTACGCTGATATCTACTAG